GCGGCGAAATCGGCGTGTACGCGGCGCTGGCCTGCGTGGTCAGCTACCTGTGCTCGGGACATACCGGCATCTACCGCTCGCAGCGGATCGGGCGAGGCAAGCTGGGCTACCGGCATGCGGCGCCGGAACATCTCAGGCTAGGTGAGTGGGCGGCGCAGCAGCGCCAGCATCGGCAGGGCAAATGAGGCGGCGCGCCATCGCGGCGGATGGCGCGCCGGGTGCATGGCCGCGGCGGGCCACGCTTCTCAAGCTGGATCGGCGCTGCGCGCGAGCGGGGTGTCGATTGCGGCCAGGTCGCGCACGTTCTTCTGCACCGTCGTGATGGCGAACAAGCCGAGCACGAAGGACATCGCGTAAAAACCTTTTTCGCTGAGCGTCAGGCCGGCGTTGACCAGGCCGATCGCCAGCAGCAGCACCGAACCGATCAGCGAAACCCAGCACAATCCCATGTACATGCCGGTCACGTGATGGCCTTCGGCACGGTCGCGCAAGGTCTTTTGCAGGGAGACGGCAGCGAAACTGCCGTACAGCAGGATGGTCAGGTAATACCCTTTCTCGTTGAGCGCCATCGCGGCGTTCCACAAGCCGATCAGGTAGGCCCCCAAGCCGGTGACCAGGGCCGCCCAGGCCGCGCCGACGAAGGCGCCGCTCGGGCGTTGTACTGCGATAGTGCGCTGCTCGCTCATCTGACCCTCCTGTTAAAAGAAAGCCAGCGTGTCGCGCGAACGCCGGACTGCGGTTTTGATGCGAGGCAGCAATATTCAAGCGAAGAAAGCCCGGCTTGCGCCAGTTCGCTTCAGGCCGAACCTCGAACCGATGCCCATTTCGCCTTGGCGCTGTCGTCGCTGGTGCGCGCATCGACCCAGCGGGCGCCGCCGGGCGTTTGTTCCTTCTTCCAGAACGGCGCGTCGGTCTTGAGGTAATCCATGATGAATTCGCAGGCGGCAAAGGCTTCGCCACGGTGCGCGGCGCTGACCGCGACCAGCACGATCTGCTCCATCGGCTTCATCGGCCCGATGCGGTGGATCACGAGCGCGCCGTACAGCGGCCAGCGCGCACGCGCCTGCGCGACGATGTCTTCCAGCGAACGCTCGGTCATGCCCGGATAATGCTCCAGCTCGAGCTCGGCAACCGAGTCGCCGTCGTTCATGTCGCGCACCGTGCCGACAAACGAAACGACCGCGCCCACGCGCGCGTCACCCGCGCGCAGGCGTGCGAGCTCGGCGCCCAGGTCGAAGTCGGCGGCCTGGACCCGGACCTCGTTGAAGGCCGGCGTAAGCGCTTGCGTCACCGCTTGCATGACGGGTTGAACGGACGCTTCGGTCATTTGGCCTCCCTGCCCAGGCGCAGCACCAGTTGATCGATGCGCGACGCGGTGCGCGCGTCGACCAGCGCCGGCGTGGCGCACAGCGCGCGCAGCTGGGCCGCCGGGCCGCCCTGCTCGGCTTTGCCGCCGCTGCCCTTCTGGCCCGACTTCAAGGAAGACTGCAGCACCTCGACCTGCAGCTTGAGACGTTCGCGCGCGAACTCCGGACCGCTGTCGATACCGGCACCGATCTCCATGCGCAGCAGGTCGTGCAGCAGCGGCGCGCGGTTACGCTCCAACAGCTGGGCGTAGGCCTCGCGGCCTGCCTGCAAGGCGCCGAGCGCTGCATCGAAACGGGCGCGCAGGACGCGCTCGAGTTCGGCATCCGGGGCCGGCAAGGCGCGCCAGCGCGCTTCCCAGTCGGTATCCTGCGGCGAGTCGGGCGCGGCGACCGCCCCCTCGAGCTCCTGCACCAGGCGCAGCTTGTCGCGCACCAGACCGGCCTGGGCCATGCCGGCAGCGCGGCGCGCCTGGTCGAGCTGCTGCTGGACCGCCGCCACGGCGGCGTGGTAACGCTTCTCGACCCGGGCTTCGTGCGCGCGCGGGACCGGGCCGATCGCCTGCCACTCGGCGGCCGCATCGCGCAGCAGCTTGCCGGCGGTGGCGGCGGTGACGTCGGGCGCGGCCGCTTCCAGGCGCGCGCTGATCGCTTCCTTGGCGGCCTCGTGCGCGCGGCGCTCGATGTCGGCTTCATGCATGGTTTCCTTGCGGCGCTGGAACACCCCGTCGCAGACTGCGCGGAAGCGTTGCCACAGCGCCTGCTCGGCCTTGCGCTCGAGCGGCAGCGCACGGGCCTGCTCCTGCCAGCGTTGCTGCAGCGCGCGCATGGTGTCGATCGCGTGGCGGTCGTGCGGATCGATCGCCGCGGCCTGCTCGATGATCTCCTCGCGCTTGGCCATCTCGGTCTTGCGTTGTTGCTCGAGCGGCGCCTGCAGCACGTTCAGCGCATCGGTGAACAGGCCGTCCAGACGTTTCTTTTCCTTGCGATCGATGGCGCCCAGGTGGCTCCAGGCCAGGCGCAGCCGCTGCACGGTGCCGGCCACGTGCTTCCAGTCGGCTTCGCCCGATTGCAGGCGGGCGATTTCGTTGCGCGCTTCCTCGACCAGCTTCTCGCCGCGCGCGGCGTTGCCGTGGCGCTCATCGGCCAGGTGCTTGAAGTGGGCCGCCGCCGGCGCATACGCCGTGGTGCAGGCTGCGTCGAAGCGTTCCCACAGGCTCTTGGGCGCGGCGCCGGACAGGCTGTCGAGCGCCTTCCAGCGATCGCGCATGCTGCCGACCTTCTTGGCCAGCTCGCTCATCGCCAGGTTCTGGGTCGGCAAGGCTTCGACGTTCTTGATCAGTTCCTCGCGCGAGACGTTGCCGCCCCAGCGCGCCCAGTCCGACAGGCGCTTGAGTTCGGCGCGCAGATGGGCCAGGCGGTCGGCCTGCTGCGTCGTCAGGCGCACGCCGTGCCCATGATCCTTTTCGCGCGCTTCCTTCAAGGCCTTGTCGAGTTCCGCCGCCGTGCCCAGCGAACCCTGCTGCAGGGCCGCTTCCATCGCATCCATGTTGTCGATGAACTGCTGGTCGGCGCCGCGCTGGCGAGTCCCATCCTGGCGCGCGTCGTCCGGTCGCGATCCCTCCTGCGCCGGCCGCGCCGGCTTGGGTTCACGCGGCTCTTTCGGCTCTTTCGGCTTGCGCGGCTCGGGCTGGGGCAGGCTGGCGAGCAGCTCGTCGAAGCGGCGCTGCAGGGCGCTCGAAGCATCGCCGGCCGCGCCGGCCGCGCCGCCAGCCGGCAGCGCCGGCAAGCGGTTCCATTCCCGGCGCAGCGCGTCGGGCTGCAGCTCGGCCACCGGCTTGCCCTGCTGCTCGGCCAGGAAGGCTTCGCGCGCGGCCTGCGCCGCCTGGCCGGCCTCGATCGCATGCAGGCTGGCCAGCAGCTTCTGGTGCTCGAGTCCGAACTCGGCCACCAGCCCTTTCGGCAGCGACGCACGCTCGGGCGCGCGCAAGGCCTCGGCTTGTTCGCGGGCCAGCGCTTCCAGGCGCGCAGCCAGCTCGTTCGCCGGCAGCGACTCGAGCGGCAGCCGTCGCAGCGCGGCCAGACGGTCGATCATGGCGCGCTGCAAGCCCACCTGCGCTTCCAGGCGCTGGCCCAGCGCGGCGCGCGCCGCCTGGTACGTTCCGTCCAGCTCGGGCGCCGTGATCACCGACCACCTGCGGTCGAGGTCGGCGACGTGGTTCGGGGTCAGCAGTTCGTCCTGCACCATCGCCTGGGCCTGCTCGACCGCGGCCTGGGCACGCCGCAGCTCGGCTTCGTGATGGCGGTACGCATCGAGGCGCGATTGCATCAGTTTGGCGACGCGGCGATCGGTGTTGCGCATCGCCGTATGGACGCGTTCGAGCAGGTCGGGACGATGGATGAACTCGGCGGCGGTCAGCCGCAGTTCGGAGAACTCGCATTGCAGGATGAATTCCGCCGCGGCCCCCTCGTCGCCCTGGATATGGCTCAGCCGTTCGGCTTGCAGCGCGCGCTGCGAAGCGGATGCGGGCGCCGCCGGTTCGGCTTGCGCTCCCGCGCCGGCTCCATCCGCGGCCGGCTTGTCGCCGGGCTTGTCGCCCGGCCGCTTGAATAGGAACTCGAACATGATGAAATCGCACTTCCAAAATCGCCATCATAACAAAGAACCCTGATGGCCTCGCGCCGCCGGACGGGCGCGTGCGGGAGGCGATGTCCGCGTCACACATCCCTTGCCGATTGCTAATTTACGATCGACAAGTTTGGATGACGCCACCCGTCCGGATGCGGCGAATCGCGCTCGAAACGCGCGCCGCCGTCGGCCACGCCATGGCGTCCGCGTGCCTGCCTGGCCGGCACAGGCACGCCATGCGCGCCATGCCCGCCGCGGGCGCCGTGGCCGCGGCGTTCCTGTGCATGGGCGTCGTGCGCCAGCATCTGGTTGGCGATCGCGAACCAGGCATCCCCGCCGACCGTGCCGCGCGCCAGCGGGAACAGCTCATCCTCCTCGCGTTCGAGACGCAAACGCAAGGCCGCGATACAGGCCTCGACCGCGCCGCAAAAGCGTTCGCGCTCGACCGGACGATCGCCGGCGCCAACGCAGGCTTCGGCCTGCGCCATCGAGGCCGATGCCCCCGCGGACAAGCTCTCGAGATCCTGCAGCAGGCTTTCCGCGGCGCGGCTGCTGTTGCGCAACACGGGCACTAGGAACTTGTCGAGCTTGCGCCAGTGGCAATCGTCGACGGCGCGTCTCAGCGCGGCGCACAGCTGGGCCGCGCGGCCGGCCGCCACGGTAGCGTAGTCGCCCGGCAGCGCCCGCAATTCGTCAGCCAGTGCCTGCAGCGCCGCGCGCACGGCGGTCTGCTCGATCGAGAGGGCGACCAGGGTGTACGTCGATGTCAGCATTCCGTCTCCACACAATTGTTCCGCCAACAAAGCACGACCGTACGGCATGCACGGTGCAGGCACCTGAAGGGACATGTTTGAACAGGCCTGAGGGGCGCACCGCACCGTAAAGATACCGATGGGCACTCGGATTTTGCTTGTCGTCGGCCTGAAGGAAAAGCTAGTGTAAGGAGGGGTGCCGGGGCGGCGTTTGATCTAGCACAAACCGGGGGCCAAGGCGTCCAGGGCCACCTGCAGGGCCGGGCGCACGCCGTCGGGCGTGGTCCGGGTCAGCTCGACCTGTCCGCAGCCATGCCAGCGCGCGCAGCGCAGCACCGCGCCGGCCAGGTCGCGCAGCAGCCCTTCGCTCACGCGCACGCCGGGCTCCAGCGTCACCGAGATCAGTTCGAACACGCCGCGCTTGCGATGGGCCTTGGCGTCGACACGCCCGACCAGCGCGCCGCGGCGCAGGATCGGCAGCGTGAAGTAGCCGTAGCGGCGCTTTTCCGCTGGCGTGTAGCACTCCAGCCGGTAGTCGAAATCGAACAGCTCGAGCGCGCGCCTGCGGTCCCAGACGATCGGATCGAACGGCGACAGCAGGCTGGTCACGGTCGGCGTCAAGGCGCCAGCGGCGGCGCGTTCGAGCAGGCCGGCGTGTTCGGGATGCACGAACACCGGCGCGCTCCAGCCGTCCACGCGCGCGCGCAGCAGCGAGCCCTCATCCACCAGCTGCTGCGGATCGAAATGCGGCGGACGGGTACGGTGGTAGTCGGGGATCCAGGCCGCCTTGGCCAGGCTGAGCGCGCGCACCGCGCGCAGCACGAATTCGCGCCGCACTGTCTCGATCGGCGGCGTGCGGCTGTCGTCCCAGTCCGGCAGCACGCGCTCGGCCAGGTCGTACACGCGGTGGAAATTCTGGCGCCGCGCGATCATCAGCCGGCCGGACGTGAACAGCACTTCGAGCGAGCGCTTTTCGGGCTTCCATTCCCACCAGCCGCCCGCTTTTCCATCGACGCGCTCGAAATCGGCCGCGCGCACCGGGCCGTTGGCGCGAATGTGCTCCAGCACCTGCTCGACGTGCCCGGGCTGGGCGCGCGCCCAACTCGACCCCGCCTTCCAGCCGAGCGAACCCGCATCGACCATGCGGTGCCGGTACAGGCCATAATCCTCGATCGGGATGAAGCAGGCCTCGTGCGCCCAGTATTCGAACAATTTGCCCTCGGCCAGCAGCTGCTCGAGCCAGGCCGGGTCGTAGTCGCCGAGACGGCTCCACAGCACCAGATACGGACTGCGCGCGACCACGCTGATGGTGTCGATCTGCAAAACGCCCATGCGCCGGATCGCCGCCAGGACGTCGGATATGGTCGCGCGGGCGCGGCGCGTCTGCAACATCCCTTGCGCGGCCAGGTGCATGGCGCGCGCGGCATTGTGCGTAAGGATTGGTTCGCTCATTACGACATTCTAATGACGTTGCATCAACATTTGGATGCAAAGCCGAGAAAAACACTGGTTTTTTTTACAGTATCGCGGCCAGCTGCGCTATATTTGGCGCCCTGGCCCACCCACTTCGTTGCATTAACTTAATCAGATATGCGGCTGCTGCACACTTCCGACTGGCATCTCGGCCAGACCCTGCACAATTTCGAGCGGACCTACGAGCACGGACGCTTCCTCGACTGGCTGCTCGACACCATCGTGGCCGAGCGGGCCGACGCGCTCCTGATCGCCGGCGACGTGTTCGACAACAGCAACCCCTCGGCCGCCTCGCAGCGCCAGCTGTACCGCTTCCTGCGCGAAGCGCAAGCACGCTCGCCCGGGCTGGACATCGTGATCATCGCCGGCAACCACGATTCGCCCGGCCGCCTGGAGGCGCCGGGGCCGTTGCTCGAAGCGCACGGCACGCGGGTGGTCGGCCACGTGGTGCGCGACGCGGACGGCACGATCGACCTGGAGCGTTTCCTGGTGCCTTTGAGCGGCCGCGACGGCGCAGTGAAAGCCTGGTGCGTGGCGATTCCCTTCCTGCGTCCGGGCGACGTGCCGCGCGTGCCGCAGGCCCAGGGCGCGCAAGGGGCGCCGGGCGGCGACGTGTTCGACGCCTACCTGCATGGCATCGCCCTGCTCTACAGCCAGGCCTATGCCCTGGCGCGCAGCAAGGCGACCAACGGCGAAGCGATCCTGGCGATGGGGCATTGCCACATGGTCGGCGGCGATTCCTCGCCCGACTCCGAGCGCCGCATCGTGATCGGCGGCACCGAAGCGCTGCCGGCCTCGATGTTCGACCCGAGCATCGCCTATGCGGCGCTGGGCCACCTGCACCTGGCCCAGCGCGTCGGCAAGCAGGAACACCTGCGCTACTGCGGCAGTCCCCTGCCCTTGTCCTTTGCCGAAGTCAACTACCAGCACCAGGTGCTGCGCATCGACCTCGACGGCAGCCGGGCGAGCGCGATCACGCCGCTGCCGGTGCCGCGCGCGGTCGATCTGCTGCGCGTGCCCGCCAGCCCGGCGCCGCTCAAGCAGGCGATCGCCGAGCTGGTCGGGCTCGATCTGCCCGAACGGCCGCTGCACGAGCAGCCTTACCTCGAAGTGCGGGTGCTGCTGGATGGCCCCGAGCCCGGACTGCGCGCCCAGGTCGAGGCGGCGCTGGAAGGCAAACCGGTGCGCCTGGCCAAGATCGAGCCGACCCGGCGCGTGCAGACCGCGCCCGGCATCGAACCGGCGCTGAGCCTGGACCAGCTGGCCCAGCTGCAGCCCGACGACATCTTCCGCCGCCTGTGGCAGCAGCGCTTCGGCGAAGGCGCCCCGGACGACCAGATGGCGGCGTTTGCCGAGCTGCTGCTGCCATCGGACGGCAAGCGGGAGGCCGCATGAGGATCCTGCGCATCGGCGGCAAGAACCTGGCCTCGCTGGCGGGCGAGTTCGAGGTCGATTTCGAGTCCGAGCCGCTGGTTTCCTCCGGCCTGTTCGCGATCAGCGGGCCGACCGGCGCCGGCAAGAGTACCTTGCTCGACGCCCTGTGCCTGGCGCTGTACGACGCCACGCCGCGCCTGATCAAGGGGCCGCGCGTGGGCAACTACCTGCCCGACGTGGGCGACGAGACGCTGTCGGTGGGCGACCGCCGCACCCTGCTGCGCCGCGGCGCCGCCGACGCCTTCGCCGAAGTCGACTTCGTCGGCAACGACGAGCGCCGCTACCGCGCGCGCTGGAGCGTGCGCCGATCGCGCAACCGCGCCGCCGGCGCCCTGCAGCCTTCCACCATGAGCCTGCACCAGCTGCCGGAGCTGCAGCCGCTGGGCGGCACCAAGACCGAGGTGCTGGGCGAAGTCGAACGGCGCATCGGCCTCTCGTTCGAACAGTTCACGCGCTCGGTGCTGCTGGCCCAGAACGAGTTCTCGGCCTTCCTGCGCACCGACGAGAATGAACGCGGCGAGCTGCTCGAAACGCTGACCGGTAGCGCCGTCTACAGCGACATCTCGCGCCGCGCCTTCGAGCGCTGGCGCCAGGAACAGGAAGCGATGCGGCGCCTCACGTCCCGCCTGCAGGACGCCGCGCCGCTGGCGCCTGACGAACGCGCGCTGCTGGACGAGCAGCACGCGGCCGCGCAGGCCGAGCTGTCCAGGCTGGAGGCGCAGCGCGCCGAACTGGAGCGCGCCTTGCGCTGGCACCAGGACCTGGAACGCCTACGCGCAGCGGAAGGCCAGGCCGAGGGCGCGCTGGCCGGCGCCGTGGCTCGGCTTGACGCCGCCGGCGAGCGGCGCCGCCACCTGGCGACGCTGGACGCGGTGCAGCCGGCCAGGACCCTGTTCGCCGATCTGAACCGCCTGCAGGGCGAGCTGCGCCAGGTGCAGGCCCAGCTTGCAGCCGGCGAGCACGACCTCGCGCGCGCTCTCGAGGCCCAGCGGCAGGCCGCGCAGACGCTGATGGAGGCGGAGCGCAGGTTCGAGGCCGCCGAAGACGCGCAGCGCTCGGCGGCGCCCCAGCTCGACCAGGCCAAGGCGCTCGACGCCACCCTGGCGACGCTGGCCCCCGCCCACGCCAAAGCGGCGCAAGGCCTGGACCTCCTGCGCAAGGAAGCCTTGCAGGCGCGCACGGTATCGCAGGCCAAGAGTGCGGAGCTCGAGGCCAGCCGGCGCGCCCTGCACGAGGCCGGCGCCTGGCTCGATGCGCATCGCGCGCAGGAAGCGCTGGCGACGCAATGGTCGCGTTGGGAACAGCGCCTGGCGCAGGCGCACGATGCGGCGCGCCAGGACGCGGCCAGCGCCCAGGCCCTGCATGCGGCCCAGGCCGGGGCCGAACAGGCGGCCGGCTCGGCGCAGCGCACCGCGCACGCGCTGGCCGCCTCGATCGCTTTGCTGGAAACGCGCGAGGCCGCGCGCCGCGACGCAACGGACGCGCTGGCCCAGATCGACGCCGACGCCCTGCGCAGCGAGCGGCGCGCCCTCGACACACGGCGCGAACGGCTGGCTTCGCTCGACCACACCTG
This genomic stretch from Massilia sp. 9096 harbors:
- the yiaA gene encoding inner membrane protein YiaA; this encodes MSEQRTIAVQRPSGAFVGAAWAALVTGLGAYLIGLWNAAMALNEKGYYLTILLYGSFAAVSLQKTLRDRAEGHHVTGMYMGLCWVSLIGSVLLLAIGLVNAGLTLSEKGFYAMSFVLGLFAITTVQKNVRDLAAIDTPLARSADPA
- a CDS encoding DUF349 domain-containing protein: MFEFLFKRPGDKPGDKPAADGAGAGAQAEPAAPASASQRALQAERLSHIQGDEGAAAEFILQCEFSELRLTAAEFIHRPDLLERVHTAMRNTDRRVAKLMQSRLDAYRHHEAELRRAQAAVEQAQAMVQDELLTPNHVADLDRRWSVITAPELDGTYQAARAALGQRLEAQVGLQRAMIDRLAALRRLPLESLPANELAARLEALAREQAEALRAPERASLPKGLVAEFGLEHQKLLASLHAIEAGQAAQAAREAFLAEQQGKPVAELQPDALRREWNRLPALPAGGAAGAAGDASSALQRRFDELLASLPQPEPRKPKEPKEPREPKPARPAQEGSRPDDARQDGTRQRGADQQFIDNMDAMEAALQQGSLGTAAELDKALKEAREKDHGHGVRLTTQQADRLAHLRAELKRLSDWARWGGNVSREELIKNVEALPTQNLAMSELAKKVGSMRDRWKALDSLSGAAPKSLWERFDAACTTAYAPAAAHFKHLADERHGNAARGEKLVEEARNEIARLQSGEADWKHVAGTVQRLRLAWSHLGAIDRKEKKRLDGLFTDALNVLQAPLEQQRKTEMAKREEIIEQAAAIDPHDRHAIDTMRALQQRWQEQARALPLERKAEQALWQRFRAVCDGVFQRRKETMHEADIERRAHEAAKEAISARLEAAAPDVTAATAGKLLRDAAAEWQAIGPVPRAHEARVEKRYHAAVAAVQQQLDQARRAAGMAQAGLVRDKLRLVQELEGAVAAPDSPQDTDWEARWRALPAPDAELERVLRARFDAALGALQAGREAYAQLLERNRAPLLHDLLRMEIGAGIDSGPEFARERLKLQVEVLQSSLKSGQKGSGGKAEQGGPAAQLRALCATPALVDARTASRIDQLVLRLGREAK
- a CDS encoding hemerythrin domain-containing protein, coding for MLTSTYTLVALSIEQTAVRAALQALADELRALPGDYATVAAGRAAQLCAALRRAVDDCHWRKLDKFLVPVLRNSSRAAESLLQDLESLSAGASASMAQAEACVGAGDRPVERERFCGAVEACIAALRLRLEREEDELFPLARGTVGGDAWFAIANQMLAHDAHAQERRGHGARGGHGAHGVPVPARQARGRHGVADGGARFERDSPHPDGWRHPNLSIVN
- a CDS encoding winged helix-turn-helix domain-containing protein, with the translated sequence MSEPILTHNAARAMHLAAQGMLQTRRARATISDVLAAIRRMGVLQIDTISVVARSPYLVLWSRLGDYDPAWLEQLLAEGKLFEYWAHEACFIPIEDYGLYRHRMVDAGSLGWKAGSSWARAQPGHVEQVLEHIRANGPVRAADFERVDGKAGGWWEWKPEKRSLEVLFTSGRLMIARRQNFHRVYDLAERVLPDWDDSRTPPIETVRREFVLRAVRALSLAKAAWIPDYHRTRPPHFDPQQLVDEGSLLRARVDGWSAPVFVHPEHAGLLERAAAGALTPTVTSLLSPFDPIVWDRRRALELFDFDYRLECYTPAEKRRYGYFTLPILRRGALVGRVDAKAHRKRGVFELISVTLEPGVRVSEGLLRDLAGAVLRCARWHGCGQVELTRTTPDGVRPALQVALDALAPGLC
- the moaE gene encoding molybdopterin synthase catalytic subunit MoaE, which produces MQAVTQALTPAFNEVRVQAADFDLGAELARLRAGDARVGAVVSFVGTVRDMNDGDSVAELELEHYPGMTERSLEDIVAQARARWPLYGALVIHRIGPMKPMEQIVLVAVSAAHRGEAFAACEFIMDYLKTDAPFWKKEQTPGGARWVDARTSDDSAKAKWASVRGSA
- a CDS encoding exonuclease SbcCD subunit D C-terminal domain-containing protein — its product is MRLLHTSDWHLGQTLHNFERTYEHGRFLDWLLDTIVAERADALLIAGDVFDNSNPSAASQRQLYRFLREAQARSPGLDIVIIAGNHDSPGRLEAPGPLLEAHGTRVVGHVVRDADGTIDLERFLVPLSGRDGAVKAWCVAIPFLRPGDVPRVPQAQGAQGAPGGDVFDAYLHGIALLYSQAYALARSKATNGEAILAMGHCHMVGGDSSPDSERRIVIGGTEALPASMFDPSIAYAALGHLHLAQRVGKQEHLRYCGSPLPLSFAEVNYQHQVLRIDLDGSRASAITPLPVPRAVDLLRVPASPAPLKQAIAELVGLDLPERPLHEQPYLEVRVLLDGPEPGLRAQVEAALEGKPVRLAKIEPTRRVQTAPGIEPALSLDQLAQLQPDDIFRRLWQQRFGEGAPDDQMAAFAELLLPSDGKREAA